Proteins co-encoded in one Sebastes fasciatus isolate fSebFas1 chromosome 11, fSebFas1.pri, whole genome shotgun sequence genomic window:
- the LOC141776681 gene encoding SH2 domain-containing protein 1A-like, with protein MEREGMLVRSIYFGRIGSEATERLLGRFGHDGSFLLRDSETVQGAYCLCVRKAPFVHTYRLVRSTDGWCLQDSEVRLQSFRTLETLLESCRTGAVSDVGIAPLTDPLDKAQLQYTSFGQEFVYMETCSSSSSVY; from the exons ATGGAGAGGGAGGGGATGCTGGTCCGGTCTATTTACTTCGGGAGAATTGGAAGCGAGGCCACAGAGAGGCTGCTGGGGAGGTTTGGACATGATGGAAGCTTTCTGCTCAGAGACAGCGAGACCGTGCAGGGGGCctactgtctgtgtgtgag GAAAGCACCGTTTGTGCACACCTACAGGCTCGTACGCTCCACTGACGGCTGGTGTCTTCAG GATTCAGAAGTCCGACTGCAGAGTTTTAGGACTCTGGAAACACTGCTAGAGAGCTGCAGAACGGGTGCAGTGTCTGACGTGGGTATAGCCCCCCTCACAGACCCACTGGACAAAGCACAGCTGCAATACACCAGCTTTGGACAAG AGTTTGTCTACATGGAAAcgtgtagcagcagcagctcggtgTATTGA